The genomic DNA GGCGCCGGCGAGAGAGTGGTTGGAGGGGCTGCCGATCGGCACCGGGCGGTTGGCGGCGATGGTGCTCGGCACCTTCCGGCGGGAGCGCGTCGCGCTGAATCACGAGTGCCTGTGGAAGGGGGTGAACCGCAACCGGGACAACGCCGTGAGCAGGGATGCGCTGCCGGAAGTGCGGCGCCTGCTGCTGGCCGGCAACTACGTGGACGGCACGCGCGCCGCCCGGGACGCGTTCGGCGGCGGTGGCGGCGGCAGCGGGCGCCCGCAGCGGGTGGATCCGTATCAGCCGGCCGGCGACCTGTACCTGGAGTTCCTCACCCCAGGTCCCATCGCCGATTACCGCAGGGAGCTGGATCTGGACCGGGCCAGTGCGACGGTGTCGTACCTGACCGGCGGCGCGCGATTCACCCGCGAGTACGTCGCGCACCTGGTCGAGGACCTGATCCTGGTGCGGCTGACAAATGAAGGAGAGCCGTTCGACTGCGTGGCATGGTTCGACCGCACCTATGACCCCGACTGCGAACTCACCTTCACCACGGAGGCGCCGGCCATGGATGGCATGGGCACCGGTGCCGACGGCGGCGCCGCCGGTGCGGGCGAGGCGGACGCGGTGGGGGCGTGCCTGACCATGACCGGGGAGATTCGCGACGGGGTGGACTTCCGGGTGCGCGGCGACGCGTGGTGCCGGGGTGGCCGGCGGCGCGTCGTCGACGGGCGCAAGCTGCTGTGCGAGGGGGTCACCGAGGTGTTGTTCGCGGTCGACATCGGCGTGTCGGCGTTCGGCAGGTCCGCCGCCGGCGAGTGCGGGGCGCGGCGGCTGCACCAGGGGCTCGCGTCGGATGGGGGCGCCTGGGATGACCTGTTTCGGACTCACGTCAGCGAGCACCGGCGCCACTTCGGCAGCATGCAGCTCGACCTGGCGCTGCCGGAGGCCGGCGTGGCCGGCCTGCCCACCGACGAGCGCATCCGGCGCATGCGGGAAGGGCAGCCGGACCCCGGCCTGGCGCTGCTGTACTTCCACTACGGGCGCTACCTGCTGTGCGCCTCGTCGGCCACCGCCGCGCTGCCGGCCAACCTGCAGGGCAAGTGGAACGAAGACCTGCAGCCGCCCTGGGAGAGCGACTACCACCACGACATCAACCTGCAGATGAACTACTGGATCGCCGAGCCGGCCGGCATGCAGCGCTACGTGGAGGCGCTGCTGCAGCATATCGAGCGCTTCGTGCCGCACGCCCGCAAGGCGGCCATGGACCTGTACGGCTGCCGCGGCGTGTGGTACCCGATCCAGACCGACGCCTGGGGCCGCTCGACGCCGGAGTCGTACGGCTGGGCGGTGTGGATCGGGGCCGCCCCGTGGCTGGCGCAGCACGTGTGGTGGCACTGGGAGTACGGACGCGACACCCACTTCCTGCGCAGCCGCGCCTACCCCTTCTTCAAGGAGGTGGCCGCGTTCTACGAGGACTACCTGGTCGAGGATGACGCCGGCGTGCTGCAGATCGTGCCGTCCCAGTCGCCCGAAAACCGCTTCGTCGGCGACGGCGGCCCGCCGGTGAGCATCTGCGTGTCCGCGACCATGGACGTGATCCTGGCCCGCGCCGCCTTCGCCTACGCGGTCCGCTCGGCCGAGATCCTGGACCTGGACCCCGAGCTGCGCCGCCGCTGGCGCGGCA from Spirochaetaceae bacterium includes the following:
- a CDS encoding glycoside hydrolase family 95 protein, encoding MKLWYKAPAREWLEGLPIGTGRLAAMVLGTFRRERVALNHECLWKGVNRNRDNAVSRDALPEVRRLLLAGNYVDGTRAARDAFGGGGGGSGRPQRVDPYQPAGDLYLEFLTPGPIADYRRELDLDRASATVSYLTGGARFTREYVAHLVEDLILVRLTNEGEPFDCVAWFDRTYDPDCELTFTTEAPAMDGMGTGADGGAAGAGEADAVGACLTMTGEIRDGVDFRVRGDAWCRGGRRRVVDGRKLLCEGVTEVLFAVDIGVSAFGRSAAGECGARRLHQGLASDGGAWDDLFRTHVSEHRRHFGSMQLDLALPEAGVAGLPTDERIRRMREGQPDPGLALLYFHYGRYLLCASSATAALPANLQGKWNEDLQPPWESDYHHDINLQMNYWIAEPAGMQRYVEALLQHIERFVPHARKAAMDLYGCRGVWYPIQTDAWGRSTPESYGWAVWIGAAPWLAQHVWWHWEYGRDTHFLRSRAYPFFKEVAAFYEDYLVEDDAGVLQIVPSQSPENRFVGDGGPPVSICVSATMDVILARAAFAYAVRSAEILDLDPELRRRWRGMAARLPALRIGRHGQLQEWNEDFDEVEPSHRHVSHLVGLHPGDLLDPERTPELWRAAEVSLERRLAAGGGHTGWSRAWTACLFARLGRGEDAWEHLNHLVTDFATDSLLDLHPPRIFQIDGNLGGAAAVMEMLLQSYRGELHLLPALPAAWPEGRVSGLRARGGVTVAMAWRNGELVEATLEGSIAGPCTILHAPEHWQVTDTAGRAVPVTRTGHRITFPLSPGTPRRLRTADG